Proteins from one Aspergillus nidulans FGSC A4 chromosome VIII genomic window:
- the arp1 gene encoding scytalone dehydratase arp1 (transcript_id=CADANIAT00002598), with amino-acid sequence MTLQPTFEGRTPEQCLNVHTDSHPDITGCQAALFEWAESYDSKDWDRLKQCIAPFLRIDYRAFLDKLWEKMPAEEFVAMVSHPHFLGNPLLKTQHFVGTMKWEKVDDSKIVGYHQMRVAHQKHLDSQMKEVVAKGHGHGSATVTYRKINGEWKFAGIEPNIRWTEFGGEGIFGPPEKEENGVAADDQVMNSNGSSEVEERNGHVVNKAVEVRSV; translated from the exons ATGACGCTGCAGCCAACATTTGAAGGTAGGACCCCTGAACAGTGTTTGAATGTGCATACTGATAGCCATCCAGACATTACGGGCTGTCAAGCTGCCCTGTTCGAATGGGCAGAGAGCTACGACAGCAAAGACTGGGATCGCTTAAAACAATGCATCGCCCCTTTCCTTCGC ATCGATTACAGAGCCTTCTTGGACAAGCtctgggagaagatgccgGCCGAAGAATTCGTGGCTATGGTCTCTCATCCCCACTTCTTGGGTAACCCACTCCTCAAAACGCAGCACTTTGTGGGAACAATGAAATGGGAGAAGGTCGACGACTCGAAAATAGTTGGGTATCATCAGATGAGAGTCGCCCATCAGAAACACCTTGATTCTCAGATGAAAGAAGTCGTTGCAAAAGGTCACGGTCATGGCTCAGCGACGGTGACGTACCGCAAGATCAATGGCGAGTGGAAGTTTGCCGGAATTGAACCGAATATACGATGGACTGAGTTTGGTGGAGAGGGGATCTTTGGACCccctgagaaggaagagaacggAGTCGCTGCAGACGACCAAGTGATGAACTCGAATGGTTCGAGTGAGGTAGAGGAGAGGAATGGTCATGTGGTGAACAAAGCGGTTGAGGTCAGGTCCGTCTGA
- the tpcB gene encoding metallo-beta-lactamase type thioesterase mdpF (transcript_id=CADANIAT00002594) — MAQPQQHKGGYKQINKALNICAFEDYLSAQLKHLPQLADVEQLSPRVIRVLGQNAGKGTNTYIVGTGPQRLIIDTGQGIPEWADILDATLKERSISLSHVFLSHWHGDHTGGVPDLLRLYPNLAGAIYKNSPGSDQQPIDDGQVFRVEGATIRAVHGPGHSHDHMCFILEEENAMFTGDNVLGHGTSAVEELGVYMETLRKLNSHHCAVGYPAHGDVITNLPAKIAGELAQKMRREKQVLLTLDRINKESRRTGQVVLVHGDGIDEEVRKMALEPFIDEVLRKLAEDGKVAFEMRGGVKRWFGVGVL, encoded by the exons ATggctcagccgcagcagcataaaGGCGGGTACAAACAAATCAACAAAGCTCTCAACATATGTGCGTTTGAGGATTACCTTTCCGCCCAGCTAAAGCACTTGCCGCAACTTGCGGATGTAGAGCAGCTCAGTCCTCGAGTTATCCGTGTCCTGGGGCAGAACGCTGGGAAG GGGACAAACACATATATTGTCGGCACCGGACCGCAAAGACTCATCATCGATACCGGCCAGGGAATTCCGGAATGGGCAGACATCCTCGATGCTACCCTCAAAGAACGCTCGATCTCCTTGTCGCACGTGTTCCTCTCGCACTGGCATGGTGATCATACCGGAGGAGTTCCGGATCTCCTTCGTCTTTACCCTAATCTTGCCGGCGCCATATACAAGAACTCCCCTGGCAGCGACCAACAGCCAATTGACGACGGCCAAGTCTTTCGTGTCGAGGGCGCTACTATTCGAGCAGTGCATGGCCCAGGGCACTCGCATGACCATATGTGCTTCATCCTCGAGGAGGAAAATGCCATGTTCACCGGAGACAACGttcttggccacggcaccAGTGCAGTTGAAGAGCTAGGTGTTTATATGGAGACTCTTCGAAAGCTGAATTCACACCATTGTGCGGTTGGCTACCCCGCCCATGGCGACGTGATCACCAACCTTCCCGCGAAGATTGCTGGTGAACTAGCGCAGAAAATGAGACGAGAGAAGCAGGTCCTTTTGACACTGGACAGGATCAACAAGGAGTCCAGACGCACGGGACAAG TGGTGCTGGTGCATGGAGATGGAATCGACGAGGAGGTTCGCAAGATGGCATTGGAGCCGTTTATCGACGAAGTGTTACGCAAACTGGCAGAGGATGGCAAGGTAGCATTCGAAATGCGAGGAGGTGTAAAACGATGGTTTGGAGTAGGAGTGCTTTAG
- a CDS encoding protein mdpE (transcript_id=CADANIAT00002595), with translation MTSSEGPGIPAIKTPPVKLRGSCHACALSKLKCSQDKPTCSRCVKRGTACQYLASKRAGRKQGSKTGSFKSFYNMKTDYSTSINKDDDRRELMEVSTELMQYALQQDRSLEVYRRNQYHQRTPSYPESIPSLLSSTGPGTSATSPLTLGPPDYDGYLASPISLSLLDVPDMDYFPGADMSANVMDGFPDPPSFFPSGEPIPTLQENILKTSFADSPVPANSPSVPPTPDVTSVGTPRQCFCFPRALTLLRELFPNPSLSCVTPSSESGSASPPTVQQVITKNEQTLRDITEIIECSCSEDGYTITIITLAAFKVLAWYSAVAHISPISEDSQALEEIDRTPAVVRGYNIDGEDQGRMAAQLVLSELHRVQRLVGNLYQRLKDQVSGGKPARLSTTGVNDSNHYSLPFHLLERLAVDLGAQLRSLSSEIVDRLRRG, from the coding sequence ATGACATCTTCAGAGGGTCCAGGTATCCCCGCTATCAAAACTCCGCCAGTCAAGCTGCGAGGAAGCTGTCACGCATGTGCCCTGTCCAAATTGAAGTGCAGTCAAGATAAACCTACTTGCTCACGATGCGTCAAAAGAGGTACAGCATGTCAGTATCTCGCCAGCAAGCGCGCAGGTCGCAAACAAGGCAGTAAAACAGGCAGCTTCAAGTCATTCTACAATATGAAGACAGACTATTCCACGTCTATCAACAAAGATGATGATCGGAGGGAGCTCATGGAGGTGTCGACAGAGCTCATGCAATACGCTCTTCAGCAGGACCGAAGCCTCGAAGTATACCGAAGAAATCAATATCACCAGCGCACACCAAGCTATCCAGAGAGTATACCAAGTCTTCTCTCATCAACCGGCCCCGGAACCTCAGCTACAAGCCCTCTTACCTTGGGGCCCCCTGACTACGACGGTTATCTTGCTTCGCCTATATCTCTATCGCTTCTCGATGTGCCTGACATGGATTACTTCCCTGGAGCTGATATGAGCGCGAATGTCATGGATGGTTTTCCTGATCCTCCGTCATTCTTCCCATCTGGAGAACCGATACCAACGCTCCAAGAGAATATCTTGAAGACCAGTTTCGCGGATTCTCCCGTTCCGGCAAATTCGCCTTCAGTTCCTCCTACACCAGATGTAACCAGTGTTGGGACACCACGGCAATGTTTCTGTTTCCCACGTGCACTGACACTGCTGCGCGAACTCTTTCCAAACCCTTCACTATCATGCGTGACTCCCTCAAGTGAAAGTGGCAGTGCAAGTCCTCCTACAGTTCAACAAGTCATCACTAAAAATGAGCAGACTTTACGAGATATTACTGAGATCATAGAGTGCTCCTGCTCGGAAGACGGCTACACCATCACAATCATAACTCTTGCTGCCTTCAAAGTACTAGCCTGGTATAGCGCCGTAGCGCATATCTCCCCTATATCTGAAGACAGCCAAGCATTAGAAGAGATCGACAGGACACCGGCTGTTGTCAGGGGCTACAATATCGATGGTGAAGATCAAGGCCGCATGGCCGCACAGCTAGTTCTCAGCGAACTGCATCGCGTTCAACGATTAGTGGGCAATCTCTATCAGCGACTGAAAGACCAAGTCTCAGGCGGGAAGCCTGCTAGGTTGAGTACCACTGGGGTCAATGACAGCAATCATTACTCTCTCCCTTTTCATCTGCTGGAAAGGCTGGCGGTTGATCTCGGAGCTCAACTTCGGAGCCTGTCAAGTGAGATTGTCGACCGATTGCGGAGGGGTTGA
- a CDS encoding 2,4-dienoyl-CoA reductase (NADPH) mdpC (transcript_id=CADANIAT00002597), producing the protein MTATTHAPYRLEGKVALVTGSGRGIGAAMALELGRLGAKVVVNYANSREPAEKLVQEIKELGTDAIALQANIRNVSEIVRVMDDAVAHFGGLDIVCSNAGVVSFGHLGEVTEEEFDRVFSLNTRAQFFVAREAYRHLNTHGRIILMSSNTAKEFSVPRHSVYSGSKGAIESFVRVMAKDCGDKQITVNAVAPGGTVTDMFYDVAQHYIPNGEKHSAEELQKMAATVSPLKRNGFPVDIAKVVGFLASREAEWVNGKIITVDGGAA; encoded by the exons ATGACCGCAACCACGCACGCCCCATACCGCCTCGAAGGCAAAGTTGCCCTTGTGACTGGCTCCGGCCGGGGAATCGGCGCAGCAATGGCCCTTGAACTAGGACGACTCGGTGCAAAGGTCGTGGTGAATTACGCTAACTCCCGTGAACCCGCTGAGAAATTAGTCCAGGAGATTAAAGAGCTGGGTACCGATGCGATCGCGCTGCAAGCCAACATCCGCAACGTGAGCGAGATTGTGAGGGTCATGGATGATGCAGTGGCGCATTTTGGGGGCCTGGATATTGTTTGTAGTAATGCGGGGGTTGTTAGTTTTGGGCATCTGGGCGAGGTCACAGAG GAGGAATTCGACCGGGTCTTCAGTCTGAACACCCGCGCCCAGTTCTTCGTTGCGCGTGAAGCTTACCGCCACCTCAACACCCACGGCCGCATAATCCTCATGTCCTCCAACACTGCTAAAGAGTTCAGCGTCCCCCGGCACTCCGTGTACTCTGGCTCCAAGGGCGCAATTGAGTCCTTTGTGCGTGTGATGGCTAAAGACTGCGGCGACAAGCAGATTACCGTCAATGCTGTCGCCCCCGGGGGAACGGTGACGGACATGTTTTACGACGTGGCGCAGCATTATATTCCAAACGGCGAAAAACACAGCGCGGAAGAGCTGCAAAAAATGGCGGCAACGGTATCGCCGTTGAAGCGGAATGGGTTTCCAGTGGATATTGCAAAGGTTGTCGGTTTTCTGGCGAGTAGAGAAGCGGAGTGGGTGAACGGAAAGATCATTACCGTCGACGGAGGCGCTGCTTAG
- a CDS encoding protein mdpD (transcript_id=CADANIAT00002596) — protein MTHFPVNIASDKQEFDPERWAKTPTTESSVNGENGTAPTSGLPSRHPSTGISVLIVGAGMGGLMTALECWRKGHDVAGILERSEGPVYSGDIIVMQPSAVSIIRHWPDMLHDMKAEQVHAVVSYETHDGRHIYGPTVPSFNDPEHLETRKGPFVAPAQVRRKFYRMLLRQVARCGLRVEYGKTVKSYFEDEKDGKGGVIIATTGEAEVRVADIVVAADGLKSPSEILIAGQHVPPRSSGLSIYRTAFPKDLAMQNELVRKRWSDSPPIWEYWLGPGMYLGVFVGDDIISFGFTPRDDIVEGTATESWEPDTDPETVAQAMLSGAGDWDPAVLALIRSAPKGAIVHWPLLWRDLRREWTSPAGRVVQVGDSAHSFIPTSGNGGSQALEDAITLATCLQLAGSSQRAYLGTKIYNLLRYERVSCAQKMSFVNSQLKTGTDWDAIWKDPAKIRTRFPKWIFQHDPEAYAYEKFGEAFAHLLDGREFVNTNYPPGHEFRAWTVEEVWRNIADGKRVEDLLDGDWS, from the exons ATGACCCATTTCCCCGTCAACATCGCCAGTGACAAGCAGGAATTTGATCCAGAGCGCTGGGCAAAGACGCCTACTACCGAAAGCAGTGTTAACGGCGAGAATGGCACTGCTCCTACCTCTGGTCTTCCATCTCGGCACCCCTCGACCGGAATCTCCGTCCTCATTGTCGGTGCTGGAATGGGTGGACTGATGACGGCGTTAGAATGCTGGAGAAAGGGCCATGATGTTGCGGGAATTCTAGAACGGAGTGAGGGACCTGTGTATTCAG GAGATATCATTGTCATGCAGCCTTCTGCCGTATCTATAATCCGGCACTGGCCCGACATGCTCCATGATATGAAAGCGGAGCAAGTCCACGCCGTCGTTAGCTACGAAACTCATGATGGACGGCACATTTACGGCCCAACCGTCCCCTCGTTCAATGACCCCGAGCACCTGGAAACACGCAAAGGTCCATTTGTTGCCCCCGCTCAGGTTCGCCGGAAATTCTACCGCATGCTCCTGCGCCAGGTCGCAAGGTGCGGGCTCCGCGTTGAATATGGAAAGACGGTGAAGAGCTATTTTGAAGATGAAAAGGATGGCAAGGGCGGCGTTATAATCGCAACaacaggagaagcagaggtcAGAGTGGCTGATATCGTCGTTGCAGCGGACGGCCTCAAATCTCCTTCAGAGATATTGATAGCCGGTCAGCATGTTCCTCCAAGATCAAGCGGGCTGAGTATCTATCGCACTGCATTTCCGAAAGATTTAGCAATGCAGAATGAGCTCGTACGGAAGCGATGGAGCGATAGTCCACCCATCTGGGAATACTGGCTTGGACCGGGCATGTATCTTGGTGtcttcgtcggcgacgaTATTATCTCCTTCGGATTCACGCCCCGTGATGACATCGTTGAAGGCACAGCCACTGAATCATGGGAGCCTGATACAGATCCCGAGACTGTGGCGCAGGCTATGCTCTCCGGTGCAGGAGACTGGGATCCCGCTGTGCTAGCGCTCATTCGAAGCGCGCCGAAAGGCGCAATTGTTCATTGGCCTCTCCTCTGGCGGGACCTTCGCCGCGAGTGGACCTCACCTGCCGGACGGGTAGTGCAAGTCGGCGACAGCGCGCACAGCTTCATTCCTACCTCAGGAAACGGAGGCTCGCAGGCCTTGGAAGACGCAATCACGCTTGCAACATGCCTCCAATTAGCCGGAAGCTCGCAGCGTGCATATCTTGGGACCAAGATCTACAATCTTCTCCGGTATGAGCGGGTCTCTTGTGCACAAAAAATGTCGTTCGTGAATTCTCAGCTGAAGACGGGCACGGACTGGGATGCGATCTGGAAGGATCCGGCGAAGATCAGGACAAGGTTTCCTAAGTGGATCTTTCAGCATGATCCGGAGGCGTATGCATATGAAAAGTTCGGCGAGGCGTTTGCGCATTTACTTGATGGGAGAGAGTTTGTGAATACGAACTATCCTCCGGGCCATGAGTTTAGGGCTTGGACGGTGGAGGAGGTTTGGAGGAATATTGCAGATGGGAAGAGAGTGGAGGATTTGTTGGATGGTGATTGGTCTTAG
- the tpcC gene encoding protein mdpG (transcript_id=CADANIAT00002593) gives MPVYTPQSGSLPEYSKMKLLYFSNELPKDDLQGLFRRLYNHSKDRRYPLLARFIHEATLAVREEVRQLPTAVKALVPAFETVLNLADYPELRKGPLGGSLEGVLLCVLEIATLIGHVPRLYFKEAADCCSYYENASERFDLHAVSTYLAGLGLGLLSTAAVALCSALADVPVIGAEVVRVSFRLGTLVDEISQNLEPRDTSGSPDTWASVVPGAKVEEVQAELDAIHAREKTPQPSKIFISAWNEGSVTISGPPSRIRRVLRLSEFFRRHRVVSLPVYSGLCHAKHLYNEQHAREIISTRSMDSINALYSPAIPVYQTSTGRPFTASTAKGLFEQLVLELLTQPILWDNVVQGVVDQAYATSATSCDVLVFRISVPINDLRTALGSKLQGFETSTEELIPWILQKSDMEIPRGTAQSKIAIIGMSCRMPGGATDTEKFWELLEQGLDVARKIPADRFDVETHYDPKGKRVNTSHTPYGCFIDEPGLFDAPFFNMSPREAQQTDPMQRLAIVTAYEALERAGYVANRTPATNLHRIGTFYGQASDDYREVNTAQEISTYFIPGGCRAFGPGRINYFFKFSGPSFSCDTACSSSLATIQAACTSLWNGDTDMVVAGGMNVLTNSDAFAGLSHGHFLSKTPGACKTWDVNADGYCRADGIGSIVMKRLEDAEADNDNIIGIIRAAATNHSAEAISITHPHAGAQAYLYRQVMSSAGIDPLDVSFVEMHGTGTQAGDSVEITSITDIFAPITKRRSAQQPLHIGAVKANVGHGEAVAGVTALLKVLLMYQKNAIPPHVGIKNSLNPLFPKDLDKRNLHIPYQKVPWPRVKGKKRYAVVNNFSAAGGNTTVCLEEPPLRETDYVDPRTAHVVNVSAKSKISFKKNLERLVAYLDANPDTSLASLSYTTTARRYHHNHRASVAATDIAQVKKKLLSYIDKVEAHKPIPATGPPQVAFAFTGQGASYKSMNLELFHHSPYFRSQLLHLDALAQGQGFPSFIPAVDGSHEKDYAHSPVVTQLALVSVEIALAKYWISLGVKPNAVVGHSLGEYAAFHVAGVLSASDALFLVGRRAQLLEEKCQIGSHKMLAVRAPLADIEKALEGTNYEVACINGPKETVLSGSQAQVEVVSEILQSVGYRCTSLDVAFAFHSSQTEAILDDFEEAAKDGVLFRAPNMPVISPLLGKVIFDDKTITAKYMRRATRETVNFLSALEMAQTFSTVDEETVWVEIGPHPVCMGFVNATLPAVNETVASMKRGEDNWVTLCNSLTALHCAGVPIEWNEYQRPFEKGLRLLDLPTYAWNDKTYWIQYNGDWALTKGNTFYDAEKSLKAQQTGQLASVPSGLRTSTVQQIIEESFNGSAGKVVMQSDMMQPDFLDAAHGHKMNGCGVVTSSIHGDIGFTLGGYLYKNLVKGGKAPDMNMANLVVLRGLVAQKNTKKPQYIRVTISTTDINSGVAELIWQNVLNDNTADEPFASASILYDDAALWLKSWIPSTHLVQGRIEALERLAEDGIANRFTRNMAYLLFANNLVDYAQKYRGMQSVVLHELEAFADITLSTEKSGTWTIPPYFIDSVAHLAGFVMNVSDAIDTKANYCVTPGWKSLRFAKPLVAGAKYRSYVKMIQTEEDPTVYLGDVYIMQDGAIIGMCGGIQFRRYPRILLNRFFTAPEEAGAISHAAASSTPAPRTKPEPVPVATPATAAAPVAQSPAAPASVTPAPAPAPAPGPTPAAAPAAAGESDSVAAKALVLIAKEAALELSDLTDDASFANLGVDSLMSLVIAEKFREELGVTVTGSLFLEYPTIGDLRSWLLEYYN, from the exons ATGCCCGTATATACTCCTCAATCAGGCTCACTGCCGGAGTActccaagatgaagctcctTTACTTTAGCAACGAACTCCCGAAGGATGATCTCCAAGGCCTCTTCCGCCGTCTGTACAACCACAGCAAAGATAGACGATATCCCCTCCTCGCTAGGTTTATCCATGAAGCTACACTCGCTGTCCGTGAAGAAGTGCGGCAGTTACCGACGGCTGTAAAGGCTCTTGTTCCTGCCTTTGAAACAGTCTTGAACCTTGCCGACTACCCCGAACTTCGGAAGGGTCCTCTTGGCGGATCCTTGGAGGGTGTTCTTCTCTGCGTGCTAGAGATAGCGACTCTGATAGGGCATGTACCACGACTTTACTTCAAAGAGGCTGCTGACTGTTGTAGTTACTATGAGAATGCTTCCGAACGATTTGACCTACATGCCGTGTCCACGTACCTGGCTGGCCTGGGTCTTGGGCTTTTGTCAACCGCTGCTGTTGCTTTATGCTCTGCATTGGCCGACGTCCCAGTTATTGGTGCCGAGGTAGTGCGAGTTTCTTTCCGTCTCGGAACGTTAGTGGATGAGATCTCGCAGAACCTCGAGCCTCGCGATACGTCCGGCTCCCCAGACACCTGGGCTTCTGTTGTTCCCGGCGCCAAGGTTGAAGAAGTCCAAGCTGAGTTGGACGCTATCCACGCAAGAGAG AAAACACCCCAACCTAGCAAGATATTTATCAGTGCCTGGAACGAGGGGTCGGTCACAATTAGTGGTCCACCGTCACGGATCAGGCGTGTTTTGCGCCTATCCGAATTCTTCAGGCGACACAGGGTAGTGAGCCTTCCTGTGTACAGCGGTCTGTGCCATGCCAAACACCTCTACAACGAACAACATGCACGTGAGATCATATCCACGAGATCTATGGACTCCATAAATGCACTTTACTCGCCGGCAATTCCTGTCTATCAGACTTCAACTGGCCGACCATTTACGGCTTCTACGGCCAAAGGATTGTTTGAGCAGCTAGTCTTGGAACTTCTCACACAGCCCATCCTATGGGATAATGTCGTCCAAGGCGTTGTTGACCAGGCATACGCAACATCAGCAACTAGCTGTGATGTTTTGGTCTTCCGCATTTCGGTGCCAATCAACGATCTGCGGACTGCTCTTGGCTCTAAACTGCAAGGATTCGAAACGTCAACCGAGGAGTTGATTCCGTGGATTCTTCAGAAATCTGATATGGAAATCCCGCGAGGAACTGCACAGTCAAAAATTGCGATCATTGGCATGTCATGCCGCATGCCTGGCGGAGCAACTGATACGGAAAAGTTTTGGGAACTGCTCGAGCAAGGGCTTGACGTAGCTAGAAAAATTCCTGCTGATAGATTTGACGTCGAGACTCATTATGATCCGAAAGGGAAAAGGGTCAACACGAGCCATACACCGTACGGATGCTTTATTGATGAGCCTGGCTTGTTTGATGCACCGTTCTTCAATATGTCGCCCAGGGAAGCACAGCAAACCGATCCAATGCAGCGTCTTGCGATTGTCACCGCATATGAGGCACTAGAGAGGGCGGGTTACGTAGCTAATCGCACACCAGCCACTAACCTTCATCGCATTGGGACATTCTATGGTCAAGCTAGCGATGATTATCGTGAGGTCAATACAGCTCAGGAAATTAGCACTTACTTCATCCCTGGCGGTTGTCGTGCCTTTGGACCGGGGCGCATAAACTACTTTTTCAAATTTTCCGGTCCCAGTTTCAGCTGCGACACTGCATGCTCGTCAAGTTTGGCCACAATTCAG GCTGCTTGTACCTCTTTGTGGAACGGTGATACTGACATGGTCGTCGCCGGTGGAATGAATGTTCTCACAAATTCCGACGCTTTCGCTGGTCTCAGCCATGGCCACTTCCTTTCGAAGACTCCGGGGGCCTGTAAGACATGGGATGTTAACGCCGATGGATATTGCCGCGCAGACGGTATAGGCTCAATCGTGATGAAGCGCCTTGAAGATGCTGAGGCAGACAACGACAATATCATCGGGATCATTCGTGCTGCAGCAACGAATCATTCGGCTGAAGCTATTTCAATCACTCATCCGCACGCTGGTGCTCAGGCTTATTTGTACCGGCAAGTCATGAGCTCCGCTGGTATTGACCCGCTGGATGTCAGCTTTGTCGAAATGCACGGCACTGGTACCCAGGCCGGTGATTCAGTTGAAATAACTTCAATAACTGACATTTTCGCTCCGATCACTAAGCGACGAAGCGCCCAACAACCACTCCATATCGGTGCTGTGAAGGCCAATGTTGGACATGGAGAGGCCGTTGCTGGAGTGACTGCCCTCCTCAAGGTCTTGCTAATGTACCAAAAAAACGCCATCCCGCCGCATGTTGGCATTAAAAACAGCCTCAACCCTTTATTCCCAAAAGACTTGGACAAGCGGAACTTGCACATTCCGTACCAGAAGGTGCCATGGCCGCGAGTGAAAGGTAAAAAGCGCTATGCTGTAGTGAATAACTTTAGTGCAGCTGGTGGAAATACCACCGTTTGCCTCGAAGAGCCACCGCTCAGGGAGACAGACTATGTTGACCCGCGGACAGCTCATGTTGTCAATGTCTCGGCAAAGAGCAAAATCTCTTTCAAGAAAAACCTTGAGCGCCTTGTCGCCTATCTCGACGCAAATCCGGATACCTCCTTGGCTAGCCTGTCTTACACAACGACTGCCCGACGTTaccaccacaaccaccgAGCTTCAGTTGCTGCTACTGATATAGCTcaagtgaagaagaagcttctgTCTTACATAGATAAAGTTGAAGCGCACAAGCCCATTCCCGCCACCGGGCCGCCCCAGGTTGCCTTCGCCTTTACAGGTCAAGGTGCATCGTACAAGTCAATGAACTTAGAGTTGTTCCATCACTCTCCATACTTTCGATctcaacttcttcatctAGACGCTTTGGCACAAGGGCAAGGTTTTCCTAGCTTTATTCCGGCAGTGGATGGCAGCCACGAGAAAGACTACGCTCACTCGCCGGTTGTCACGCAGCTAGCACTTGTGTCAGTGGAGATTGCTCTTGCCAAGTATTGGATTTCACTTGGGGTCAAGCCCAACGCTGTTGTCGGTCATAGTCTTGGCGAATATGCGGCTTTCCATGTGGCGGGCGTGCTTTCCGCTAGCGATGCTCTTTTCTTGGTTGGCCGTCGTGCGCAGCTCCTGGAGGAAAAGTGTCAGATCGGCAGCCACAAAATGCTGGCGGTGCGTGCTCCTTTGGCTGATATCGAGAAAGCCTTAGAGGGCACGAACTATGAAGTTGCATGCATCAACGGACCAAAAGAAACCGTACTCAGCGGATCGCAGGCGCAGGTTGAGGTTGTGTCTGAAATCCTACAATCAGTAGGCTATCGATGCACCAGCCTTGACGTCGCATTTGCATTTCACTCCTCACAAACAGAGGCTAtccttgatgactttgaagaagctgcaaaggATGGAGTATTGTTTCGTGCGCCTAATATGCCCGTGATATCTCCCCTGTTGGGCAAAGTCATTTTTGATGACAAGACCATTACCGCTAAATACATGCGCCGTGCCACACGAGAGACAGTAAACTTCTTATCCGCACTTGAGATGGCACAGACTTTCTCGACggttgatgaagagactgTTTGGGTGGAAATTGGGCCGCATCCCGTTTGCATGGGCTTTGTGAATGCCACTCTCCCAGCTGTCAATGAGACGGTCGCCTCAATGAAGAGAGGTGAGGACAACTGGGTGACTTTATGTAATAGTCTTACTGCCTTGCACTGTGCTGGTGTGCCAATCGAATGGAACGAATACCAACGCCCGTTCGAAAAAGGGCTGAGGCTGTTAGACCTTCCTACATACGCCTGGAACGACAAGACGTACTGGATCCAGTACAACGGCGACTGGGCATTGACAAAAGGGAACACCTTTTACGATGCCGAAAAGTCACTCAAGGCACAGCAAACAGGGCAATTGGCCTCCGTACCATCCGGGCTGAGGACGTCCACTGTTCAGCAGATTATCGAGGAGAGCTTCAACGGCTCGGCGGGTAAAGTGGTGATGCAGTCCGATATGATGCAGCCAGATTTTTTGGATGCTGCACATGGACATAAGATGAACGGATGCGGTGTGGTAACTTCG TCTATACACGGCGACATTGGTTTTACTCTGGGAGGGTATCTGTACAAGAACCTGGTCAAAGGTGGCAAGGCGCCTGATATGAACATGGCCAATCTTGTAGTGTTGAGGGGACTTGTTGCGCAGAAAAACACCAAAAAGCCGCAGTATATCCGAGTCACCATTTCAACCACAGATATCAATTCGGGGGTTGCTGAGCTCATCTGGCAGAACGTCCTCAATGACAACACAGCGGATGAGCCTTTTGCAAGTGCCTCGATATTATACGACGATGCGGCTCTGTGGCTCAAGTCTTGGATACCAAGCACGCATCTGGTTCAGGGTAGGATTGAGGCTTTGGAGCGACTTGCGGAAGATGGCATTGCCAACCGCTTTACCCGCAATATGGCTTACCTGCTCTTTGCCAACAACCTCGTGGACTACGCGCAGAAGTACCGCGGTATGCAGTCTGTGGTTCTGCATGAGCTGGAAGCATTCGCCGATATCACGCTGTCCACGGAGAAGAGTGGCACCTGGACTATTCCGCCTTACTTTATCGACAGCGTCGCGCATCTCGCTGGGTTCGTGATGAATGTGTCCGACGCTATTGATACCAAGGCCAACTACTGCGTGACTCCGGGATGGAAGTCTCTGCGATTCGCCAAACCGCTTGTAGCAGGTGCCAAATACCGGTCATACGTCAAGATGATTCAGACCGAAGAGGATCCTACTGTTTACCTCGGCGATGTATACATTATGCAAGACGGGGCGATCATTGGGATGTGTGGTGGAATCCAGTTCCGGCGGTATCCACGCATCCTGCTTAATAGGTTCTTCACGGCACCGGAAGAGGCAGGAGCCATTTCGCATGCCGCCGCTTCGAGTACGCCAGCCCCCAGAACCAAACCCGAGCCTGTTCCAGTCGCTACCCCGGCtactgcagctgcaccagtTGCCCAGTCTCCTGCAGCACCGGCGTCAGTTACTCCAGCCCCTGCTCCGgcccctgctcctggccctacacctgcagctgcaccagcCGCCGCTGGTGAGAGCGACAGCGTAGCAGCCAAAGCTCTTGTGCTTATTGCCAAAGAAGCTGCGCTGGAGCTTTCGGATCTCACGGACGATGCCTCGTTTGCCAACCTCGGGGTTGACAGCTTGATGAGCCTGGTGATAGCAGAGAAGTTTCGGGAGGAGCTGGGGGTCACGGTGACTGGTAGTTTGTTCCTGGAGTATCCTACCATCGGCGATCTGCGAAGCTGGCTATTAGAGTACTATAATTAG